One Brassica napus cultivar Da-Ae chromosome A5, Da-Ae, whole genome shotgun sequence DNA window includes the following coding sequences:
- the LOC125608623 gene encoding uncharacterized protein LOC125608623, with product MVEVFADFDPVMKEHVRRIEKHETPYHYLSHRIQNELIDMLGNEIKQIFLKKIREIVNGVTVKPLSQTRWESRIQSVKAIRFQAPQIREALIYLAENSANPGTKSEAESLAMSETYGIGSFEILIEMIIWYELSFVVNKVSKIIQSKDMDIDIDIAQVKGLISFFKDYRETCFQAAKVEAEKIAIAMEIDPVFSVKVKRLIKKKKYHDEEPRKDDEDVIFTAEENFRINYFIKIVDQSLVSFEKRFDQLQSYEKTLELFFDLKKLQLTNDDELMVSCVSLNVFLKHGDRSDIDGNELFIELKLLRGSLPTNIQNAAEILDFLKKVDTCYPNTWTAYRIMMTILVSVASAERSFSKLKHS from the exons ATGGTTGAAGTATTTGCAGATTTTGATCCAGTCATGAAAGAGCATGTTAGACGGATCGAGAAGCATGAAACTCCTTATCATTATCTCAGTCACAGGATTCAGAATGAGTTGATTGATATGCTTGGGAATGAGATCAAACAAATATTCTTAAAGAAGATTCG AGAGATTGTGAATGGTGTTACGGTAAAACCATTATCACAAACTCGTTGGGAAAGCCGCATCCAAAGTGTAAAAGCAATACGATTTCAGGCTCCACAAATACGAGAGGCTTTGATTTACTTGGCTGAAAACAGTGCAAATCCAGGAACCAAAAGTGAAGCCGAGTCTCTTGCAATGAGTGAAACTTATGGGATTGGAAGCTTTGAGATTTTGATTGAAATGATTATTTGGTATGAGCTTTCGTTTGTTGTTAACAAAGTAAGCAAGATCATACAGTCAAAAGATATGGACATTGATATTGATATTGCTCAAGTGAAAGgtcttatttctttttttaaagacTATAGAGAAACATGTTTCCAAGCAGCAAAAGTAGAAGCTGAAAAAATTGCTATTGCTATGGAAATTGATCCTGTGTTCTCTGTGAAAGTAAAGCGgttaattaaaaagaagaaatatcATGATGAAGAGCCTAGaaaagatgatgaagatgtgaTATTTACAGCAGAAGAAAACTTCAGGATCAATTACTTCATCAAAATTGTGGATCAGAGTTTGGTTTCTTTCGAAAAAAGATTTGATCAGCTCCAAAGTTATGAAAAAACACTTGAATTGTTTTTTGATCTGAAGAAGCTGCAGTTGACAAATGATGATGAACTGATGGTTTCTTGTGTCAGCCTTAACGTTTTTCTCAAGCATGGTGATCGTTCCGATATTGATGGTAATGAATTATTTATAGAGTTGAAGCTCTTAAGAGGGAGTTTACCAACAAATATTCAGAATGCTGCTGAGATATTGGATTTTCTTAAGAAGGTGGATACTTGTTATCCAAATACATGGACTGCATATCGCATAATGATGACAATTCTTGTGTCAGTTGCATCGGCAGAAAGAAGTTTTTCGAAGTTAAAACACTCATAA